TactatcaatcagggacttctcgatcacacgttgaatacactcttcaaactcaataactatctgaggacgtttgtaatattcgatgtctaagccgttcagattctgtagatgcatgatgtcagtgaatacatcgcacggaaggtcacgtttagcgatcaggtaaacagtacgtaattgtgcagcgtacgcctcgagttcgttactcTTACCCTGCAACTGCCGGTCCTCTGCAGATTTGCAAGCAGTAGTAAATTGCGACCTGAAGCTTAGGATTTTAAcacttgtgagatgacttttcgAGTCTTGATGACGAGagagagttgaatgttgaaaattggaacaaccttccgtgaacgggcatgtgacattcgctttcaaacatacatcgcattccatgacgtttcgctcttcagaattatgaatatcgaagccatttaaacctatcgagccaacttctgttgaatgttcgtaattttgctgacttggccgggggacttgatgtacatgtatcagtgtCGCACGGCGTAGCTGCTGTTTCGGCCTCAACCAAACCCGCAtcgtgctggttgctgcggccgccgaaaaactttcgcagatcgGCCTGTTTTGGGTGTTTGacacgacatgccatgatgcaTAAACAATGTGTTAATCGACGCAAACAGgaaatcgaccaattaagaatcagtttacattttgaaagtcactttttacggtaattaaaatttgtttccgcgggtaccattggtcatcaaacaatggaggccaatgcactacggagcattccattaaagtatggggtcggtaaggtttactgggatgtgttttacgtgttcagcagcttcgtgAGGTGTACACCAGTAAGagatattgctgcgtcccaagggacgcgtggtttagtttttgaggggtcctgcgtccggttttatgcgtaaaggacgcagaaatgcgcgtcatgtaaaccCTGCAATTATGAGTGGTCTGTAATGCGCAGGGGATTTCCAGGTGAAACAGCtagcaattttgcatcagatgcaTGAGGTAAACTTTATAACATCACATTATGTTATCAGCATGATTTTACAAGTAGCGTTCataagaatgtcatttttagtattcccttgtaagtattagatttacttatgttgcaacaattactgtttcatttcttgtaaattgcaataaatgtttatctgaaattaattttgatgattgttgttgttgtttttttatgtaGCTTGCATGCAGGATTACTAACTATTTCaggtgttgtttgtgtttcagatattttacagtcCTGTTTTGTGTAGCTCCATCACATAGAGGACCCAATAGGCCATTCCATGGTATGATAATCCTCCCCTgtgtctgcaaaatttgaagaaatccaatttgaatttgaaggatggtcagaaataattatcCCTCCCCACCctaccctccccccccccccccggcaatATGGCTAATATTGAACTGGTTTGTCAGCAAGCCATACGAAAGCCCTAGAGTGGCATGTCTGCAAGCCAGTTTGTAATggcttgttggtaaaccagaggAATCCTTATAGTGGCTTGCATGTAAACCATAATtagtcagaaattggtttgttGGTAAGCCACATTGCAGTAATATTGGCTTATCTTCAAACCAGATGGAACCAAAATTGGCTTACTGTTGAGCCAGAGAAGTGTGGTATTGGTTTACAAATAGCCACTATTCAGCATTATCTGTATATGGGCAAGCCACAGTATCTAAAacatggcttgctagcaagcctagTTCAGATAAGAGtggattgcctgtaaaccattGTTCAGTGCTAACTGGCTTACtggcaagctgaagtgatctctacttggcatgtatatatgccgTATCAAAACCCGaactggcatgcacagaaaccagacttggcatgccagaaagcccaatataagccaaaattcacaactcaaaacaatccgtttactgacaaacaagccggtttatttttggcttgaatttagctggccggcaaaccagaaaaatttgcagtgtatacagcggttgatgtacccctttaagataggtaatctgatttgtatGGAAACGATCGTACGACATTTGCGTTTTTGCGACATTAAAGTAAATTACTGCGACATCGCGAACAAAGGAGAGCACATCCCGCCGTATTTTCGATcatacgatctgtgtttgtttttcagatttcgtccaaaaacctacccgcacgcggacggcaaacaaagaatttattttacggcgccTTAACTCCAGTTGTTTAACTCCCTACATAGCACTCAGCAATAGTTAGGACAGCTAGCCGTAGTCaatgtgtatttgtaaaagttgGGGGGGCAAAAGTATACCTGCGGCCCCCCCCCCAACTTCAGCATTGGGGGGGGGCGCCCCCCCTGCCCCACCGGTTCCTACGCCTATGGGAAATCATCTTCAGGAAACAGACACTGGATTTCATCGTATGAAATCCCGATATTAAACGAATATAAGTTGATGTGTGATGGGATTTTTATATAGTCAACATAACATGAAAGGGGTCACAAAATATGGCACTGCGCATGCGTAGCTTCACACTTTGAAGGTGAAATGAACACGTCAACAAGAAAACACACTGTGATGTTGGATAGGGAGGGTATATGATCCATTTCGTGTAATGAGACTACATGGAATCCTTGTAAGACTTCAACAGGCAAGTCTGGTTGAATTGGGGGATTCTATTACATCGTCACACTCAAGGAATCACGTGACATGATTTTCCAAAGCAAAAGATGTGTGAATGAAACAATGTTTGAATGATGCAAGATGGTAtgtgtattgtcaaaattacacagaacgAAAATAATTGCCAGCACAACACACATATGAGAGTATCATACTCTATTACTCTCAACAACAAAGATTTTATTAAATCTAAACTTCCATTACATTGTTGGCAAAATCAACAGCATCCCCAACTGTTGgtttgtcatcatttttttaatgttgatgatgataccAGAATATATTCAATAGGCACAAATTTCTGTTTggccaaaaaaattgacaacttCATTGAGAGTTTCCAACTTAGCTTGTTGATTCAACACCTGATGCAGTCAATACGTCACGAATCCATCGACTTATTGAAGCCTTTCTTTGAGACAGCATTGAAATAAGAAGAAAACTGATTGCCATGTATGCTGCCCTCTACGGCCAGAGGGAGTATATTACTTCAATAAGGGAAAGGCAGATTTCAGAAACCTTTTAAGAACAATTCATACCAATCTCCAGGATAATGTAAACCTACAGAATTTCCCCGTGATTTCCTGTATTATACACACCAGCTGAACTTATAGTGAAGTTGTCATTTTTTAAGTTCTTGCATGTTGACACAAACTTCTCAAATGAGCGATATGAACAATGTTATCGATGTATCTGTCTTGTCTATCTGTCTCGATCTCAGTATCTGCTTTGGATGCTTCTGAACAGAATGGTGTCTTTTAAAAGATCTATACCGACTAACAACCGTTGAAACGACAAACAGGAAATAGAGCTGATCAATTTACAAAGCCGAAATGTCACACTTGATCGTTGGTCCTTCGCATAGGTATCGTTGACCATGATTATGACGTGTTGATataaacatttgacattttttttctcttctgtatCGGCTACGCATTTTTGAACAATTCTCCTAGACTAATAAAGAATTATTATTGGCAAAACTCAAGCTTCCAGCAACCAACATTTATATGACTGTGTACTTCtaacttttattttattcaatgaTAATCAATAATTTCCAGTTGAATTAAAATAACGGTATCAACTTTATACTTTGAGGCTTGCGAACAAGAAGCAGTATGGGGTCTAGCTTTAAAAACACAGCATTTCACAGAATGTTACGCACACCGACAATGATTTATTTCTTCAATCTGTTATTAACAGCCATCTTTGCCAGTTGTCTGCAGTCGATTTTTCCATTGATTCCTACAgggaaattatcaaaaaaaaggAAGTACTTAGGAACATAATCATCGTCAAGCTTTTCCTCcaatatttcaagtattttttctTCCGTTGATTTTACACCAGGACGCAGTACAACACACAGACAAAACTCATTAACAAATTGCTCATCTGGGACAGCCACTGCTTGACACATTTCTACATTGGAGTGACCGACCAGGTGTCTCTCTATTTCTATAGGATAGATTTTCAAAGCATTCCTTGCCATACGTGTACAATCATCTTTCCTCCCAAGGTGCTGAATTCTTCCGTCATCAAACATGATTCCAACATCTCCAGTCATAAACCATCCACTCTGAGTTTTTACAGCAGATGTCTTGTCTTCATCGCCATGGTAACACCGAAATTCATTTGGACCACGGACGCAGATTTCTCCTTTATTGTTGATAGGAAGTATACGGAGATTTTCATCGACTATCTTTACTTCAGAGTGCGCTATTTGCCGACTAACAGTCCTGATTCTGTCATCGATTGAGTCGTTGACCAGATGTGACGTGACCAGAAATGCTTCTGTCATCCCGTGTTTCGTACATTTGGAGTCAGGATCTCCATCAATTTGTCGAGTGTAGGTTGTTGTAACATATTTCCTCCAATGAATACTAATCTCATCGATGGCCTTTCCAGTCCCGGTTTAGCCAGCTACATtgagctatggccagtagttggtaaaaatgcacgtttcacattgttgaagctatcgtgctatgggcaaatgtatgccattgtacattatagaacccaaacgtgtaGGACAAACGTGCCtgactaaacactgtaaaagtctgcacgttagacattatAGACaggttaggtccgtacacgttaggtttgcacgatacacgataggtttgcatgattggcatgatagaaattggagtcatgtggagaacctaaaatgacatacacgttagacatttagacacgttaggtccgtacacgtttgGTCGGCACGTTACACGTTTGcccgattggcatgatagattttgaccttaccgtgttttaggccatcacgtgaatcttgagacaCATAGCGTATAaggtgccgacctaagatttacggagctaatgtgtctaaaatgtctaacgtgtatgtcattttaggttgtccacgagtcaaaatctatcatgccaatcgtgcaaacttatcgtgtaacgtgctgaccacgttaggtttgcacgatacacgataggtttgcacgattggcatgttagattttgactcatgttgacaacctaaaatgacatacacgttagacattgtGTCTATAGACGTCAAAAGTGTACGTCATTTTAGGGTTCAAGATAAGTAGAATTGTATCATGGCAATcatgagacatatcgtataacgtgccgacctaacgttgacagagctaacgtgtctaaaatgtcaaacgtgTATGTCCAATGAGGGTCTCAAAATGAGTCATGAGCTATCATGGCAATCATACAAACTAatcgtgtatcgtgcatacctaacgtgtacggatctaacgtgtctaaaatgtctaacgtgtatgtcattttagggtctccagataagttgaatggtacagtcatgatatacatgttagacattttagacacattaGGTCcatacacgttaggtctgcacgttacacgataagtttgcacgattggcatgatagattttgacccatgttgagagcctaaaatgacatacacgttagacattttagacacttaaggtccgtacacgttaggtctgcacgatacaagataggtttgcacgattggcatgatagagttacaCCTTACCGTGTTTttaggccatcacgtgaatcttgagacatatcgtataagcattaggtgccgacctaagatttacggagctaacgtgtctaaaatgtctaacgtgtatgccattttaggttgtccacgagtcaaaatctatcatgctaATCGTGCaacttatcgtgtaacgtgctgacctaacgtgtacggaccaaacgtgtctaaaatgtctaacgtgtatgtccagATAAGTCGAATGGTCAATCGTACAGTcctgatatacacgttagacacttTAGACACGATAGGTGCATACATGTTGggcgtgcacgatacacgataggtttgcacgattggcatgatagaatagGACTTATTTGTACGCCCTAAAATGCTATACATGTTAGACATAGGTTCTTTAAAGTTAGGTCTGCAcctacacgataggtttgcacgttttttttgcattttaggCACGTTAGTTCCGTCCTAAtatgtcaaacatgcactactaaaatgtaaaaatgtctaaaatgaaaaatcccgacttctggccatggatggctacattaatatcaattatggttgaaaagctgaaaccaacaaaaaaaaattaagagtcACAACAGATGATATAAAAGCTCATCCAGTATccaatcatatttattttttattttatttttatacggCTTTATTTAATAAGGATAGCCTGCCCTGGTAAATTCTAGAGAGGGTTTATCTCCCCAGGGCCCTCGATAttacaacaaatatatacaaaaccacaaaaacaattttcaaaagtgaaaatacaaataaccacatataacaactgccacatttaacagggaaaaaatgaaaaattaaaattctgcccaattttgttttaaataattgCTTTTTAAAGAGACAAGTGTCCCAGAAGATTTGATTCCTGTTTTCAACTTGTTCCATTCCACAGCTCCCTGTACTGaccatgtgtttttaaaaacattcagttTGGCTCTGGGGATATCAAGCTTATTTTGGGAGCTAGCTCTGGTAACACAGCTATGACACTGATTGACATATTggaacatttccgtcatatacAATGGGGCTATACCTTTCAAGGAtttaaaaactaaacacatatttttgtataaaattctaccaggtaaaggcataatatgTAATGATCTAAAAAGTCCATTGGTCGGATAATTATACTTATAGTGCCCATCATAACACGCACAGCAcgtttctgtaatttgaataacttgTTCACATTTACACTAGTTCCCCATGCACTACAACAATAGTCCAAATGGGGAAGTATATATGCATTATAATATGTTCGTCTAGTACTTAATGGTAAATACCGTATTATAAGTCTAAGTAGAGCTATACGTGAATTGACCTCTTTATAAATTGAATTAGTATTTGACTTCCAGTTCAAGTGTTGATCGACAACTATTCCCAGAAGTCTTTCTTCATTAACAGAATCTAAAATATTCCGACCAAGtttacaatgaaaaacaaatctttgtAGACGTGACAATCTCTGATGTGTGGTCATAAGCATGGTCTTTGTTTTACTTGTATTTAtaaccattttattttgcatacacCA
The Ptychodera flava strain L36383 chromosome 3 unlocalized genomic scaffold, AS_Pfla_20210202 Scaffold_25__1_contigs__length_14229661_pilon, whole genome shotgun sequence DNA segment above includes these coding regions:
- the LOC139125423 gene encoding medium-chain acyl-CoA ligase ACSF2, mitochondrial-like codes for the protein MTEAFLVTSHLVNDSIDDRIRTVSRQIAHSEVKIVDENLRILPINNKGEICVRGPNEFRCYHGDEDKTSAVKTQSGWFMTGDVGIMFDDGRIQHLGRKDDCTRMARNALKIYPIEIERHLVGHSNVEMCQAVAVPDEQFVNEFCLCVVLRPGVKSTEEKILEILEEKLDDDYVPKYFLFFDNFPVGINGKIDCRQLAKMAVNNRLKK